A region of the Rhizobium binae genome:
CCTGGTGCAGGGCGCCGAAATCCTTGCCGATGGCGCCGTCGAGGGTTGGTGGATCCCGAAGTTCATTGCCGACGCCAATCCCGATATCCGCTCGGTCGAAGACGCATTGAGACATCCCGAACTCTTCCCTGCCGAGGATGATGCATCGAAGGGCGCGGTTTACAACTGTCCCGCCGACTGGAGCTGCCAGATATCGACCACCAACCTCTTCAAGGCCCTTGCCGCCGACAAGAAGGGCTTCGAACTCGTCGAGACCGGCAGCCCCGAACGGCTCGACGCCTCGATCGCCCGAGCTTTCGACAACAAGATTGGCTGGCTCGGCTATTACTGGGCTCCGACCGCCATCCTCGGCAAATACGATATGACGCGACTGAGCTTCGGCGTCGGACACAGCAAGATCGAATGGGAGCGCTGCACGGCGGTTGCCGGCTGCGTCAGGCCCCAGCTGAACTCCTATCCGGTCTCGCGTGCCTTCACACTGATGACCAGGTCTTTCGCCCGCCGTGCCGGGCCCGTCACCGTCTATCTCAAGAGCCGCAAATGGGACAATGAGACGATCAACCAGGTGCTCGCCTGGCAGGATGAAAACCGCGAAAGCAACGAGGATGCCGCGATCTATTTCCTGCGCAATTACGAGAGCCTGTGGATGAAATGGGTGCCGGTCGATGTAGCCGAGAAAGTCAAAGCGAGCCTATAACGGCCGGTAGCACCAACGACTGGACGATTCGAATGACAGCCAACGTTCCCTTCCCCGGCCGCGATACAGTCGCGGAAAAGCTCGCCGCGCTGTCAGAGGCCGATAAGTCCTATCTGGCCCTGCTCATGGAAAACGCCGCGCAGGACGATAACCTGCTCGACGGCCTGCGACGCCATCTCGACCTTGCCACGGGATCCCGTTTCCTGAACTCGCTGAAGCTTGAAAATCTTGGATTGTGGCTCGGGACGCAGGCGCCAAATCGGCTGCAGATACGGCTGATGCAAACGGCCCGCTCGAGCCAGCATCCCGCCTACCAAGCCTTCCGGACCGGTCTCAGCCGATCCGGCGGCCTCGAAAAGGCATATCCCCCGGTCACCTGAAAGGTGATCTCCCGGCCGTCCATTAGGACGGTCTGGACCCCGGCCCGGTCCCGGCCACTCGCAAGAGTGGTTCGTTCTAAGCCTCAGGGTTATCACCCTGGCAAACCTACCGACTGATCACTTCTTCGCAGCGCGATCGACCGAGCGGCCGGCATCCTGTGTGGCGTTGACGGCGCTCGCCGTATCTTTTCCAATGCCGCGGATCGTGTTGCCGCAGGAGGAAAGCGCGAGAAGAACCATGAAAGCTGCGGCAATTTTGGCCGTTGTCGTCATTTCGAATATCCTTGTTTGAAATCAACCCCGAACGGCACCTATGCCGTTCGCGCCGATAACGCACAAGGGAACAAAAGGTTCAACGGCCGAAAGACTTCGTCAGGCGGCGACGGCCTTCGCTCTTTCGGCAAAAGCGCCGCGGATGCTGTCGGCCACCGTCTCGATCGGGCCCGACACCTGCGCGGCGGTCAGCAGCCGGATATCGAAGGAGCCGAGCTCCGGCAGTCCTTCCTGCAGGCCGAGGATCGCCATGTCCTCGCTGACATAGGAAAGCGGCAGCGGCGCGATGGCAAGATCAGAGAGCACGGCGGCGCGCTGCGCCATCGTGTGGCCGCTGAGATAGGCGACGCGATAAGGCCGTTTGTTGCGTTCGAGTTGGGCGAGCGCCTCCTGGCGCCAGATGCAGCCGTCCTCCCAGATCGAGATCGGCAGGGGATCGCGGCGATGGGCCGAACCGCAGCGGGCGCCGGCCCAGACCAGCCGCTCGCGGAACACCACTTCGCCGCCGGTCGGAAACGGCCGCGTGGCGCAGTTGATCAGCGCCAGATCGAGCCGCTGCTCCTCCATGCGCTTCTTGAGCCCGACGCTCATGTCGATCGTCACGTCGACCATGATGCCGGGATAGCTTTCGGCAAAGCTCTTTAGAATTCTCGGCAGCAGCCGCTCGCCGATATCTTCGGGCGCGCCAAGCCTGACGACGCCGGTCAGCTCCGGCATGATGAAGCGGGATACCGCCTCGTTCGACAGCGCCAGGATGTTGCGGGCGTAGGAGAGCAGCATCTCGCCATGACGCGTCAGCGTCACCGACCGGGCGTCTCGCAAAAACAGCGTCGCGCCGAGCTGTTCCTCGAGCTTCTTGATCTGCATGGAGACTGCCGACGGCGTGCGGAAAACCGCTTCGGCGGCGGTGGAAAAATTGCCCGTTTCGGCGATGGCGACGAACGTCCGCAGCACATCGTTGTCAAGCAAAGGAATGGGACGGCGAAAGGGTAGGCTCATCGTCGCATCTTTCAATTTTTCTGATCTATAACCCCATATCATTTTGTTTGATTGAATGTCAATCGCACCGCATATTCCGACCGTTGGAAACTTAGCAGCAAAGGAGTCCCGACATGGCGCAAACAAGCACCTGGAATATCGTACAGGCCCTTTCCGTATTCAAGTCACGCAGGCGCCGCGATGCCAATCATGAGCAGGCGCTGAGGGAGCTGAAGCGTTTTCCCTCGCACCTGCTGGCCGATTGTCAGCGTGAAATCGAGCTGCCCCGCCTGAGTACGGCCGTTCGACCGAAGCGGGTCCTCAGGGTGGTGGAATCACCGAGCCGCGCGTGATGCGCGGCTCGAGGCATTTCTTCGCACCGTCTGCTTAGCTCAAAAAACCGGCAGATTGGGAAACACCAATCCATCAAAAAGCTTCCGTGCCGTTCTGATCGTCCGGCACCCTTCACTCAGCCCGCGTCTGCGCATGGTCGCGACGACCTCGCAGCTGCAGGCCGTCATCGCTGTGCGCGAAGCCAAAAACTTCACGCTTGCGGCACGCAGGCTCGGTCTTGCGCAACCGACCGTTCACCGGGCGGTGACGCAAATCGAGGAGGAAGCGGCCCGCCCCTGTTTGAGCGGACTTCCTATGGTATCGTCGCCACCCGCGCCGCCGGCACGCTGGCTCAGGCAGCGCCTCGCCTTCGCCGAATTGGCGCAGGCCGAAGGCGACCTCGCAGAGACGCTTTCGGAGGAAGCAGGCAGCATCGTCGTCGGCGCCACGCCGCTCTCGCGCTCCTTCGTCTTTCCGCGAGCCATCGCCGAATTCCGCAAATTGCGCCCGAACACGCCGATCCATATCGTCGAAGGGACCTATACCGACCTGCTGGCGGGCCTGAGGCGCGGCGAGATCGATTTCCTGATCGGCGCGCTGCGCGATCCTGCACCGATCGGAGATCGTCGACCAGCGTTTCCTGTTCACCGATAGGCTTGTCATCGTTGCCGGCAGCAATTATCCGCTGACCGGGCAAATCGCGCTGTCGATCGAGGAGCTTGCAGCCTATCCCTGGATCGTCGGGCAGCGCGGCACGCCGACCCGATGGCATTTCGACGCCCTCTTCGCCGGCCTGGACAACCCGCCGAAGAGCATCGTCGAATCGAGTTCGCTGATATTCATGCGCGAGCTTTTGAACGGGACGGACCACCTCGGCTGCATTTCCTGTCTCCAGGCGCAGGCCGAACTCTCCCGCGGCCTCCTCAAGGCCTTGCCGCTCGACCTCAGCCACACCGCCCGGCCGATCGGCCTCACGCTGCGTCTCAACTGGATGCCGACCCGCGCGCAGGAACAAGTCCTGCGATTTGTGTCATCGGACGAAGACCCTGCCGCCGAGATGTCGCGATCCGGCTGATCGTTCCCTCAAATAGCGATCACATTCCGCCGATGAGCTTGAAGGCTATGATCCACATCGTCGCAGCGACCAGCGTTTCCAACATTCGCCAGGACGAGGGCTTCGAGAAGATCGGCCGCAGCCGTGTCGCGCCATATCCGAGGGAGAAGAAGAACAGGAAGGAACCGGTCACGGCGCCTGCGGCAAAGGAAGCCTGGTGCCCCGGATAACGCGTCGAGATCGTGCCGAGCAGCACGACCGTGTCGAGATACACATGCGGGTTGAGCCAGGTGAGCGCAAGGCAGGTCGCTAGCGTCTGCCTGAAGCCTGCCGTTCTGGCTTCGGCCTCCGCGAGAGCGGCGTTCGACCGCAAGGCGGAAAAGAGGCTTTTTGCTCCATACCAGGCGAGAAACGCGGCTCCTCCGTAGCGCATGACCGGGTCGAGCCAGGGCAGGAGCCTGGCGATCTGCTGCAGGCTGGTGACCCCGAGCACGATCAGCACGGCGTCGGACAGTGCGCATGCGAAGCAGACGACAAAGATATGCTCGTTGCGCAAGCCCTGGCGCAGGATGAAGGCATTCTGGGCGCCGATCGCGACAATCAGGCTGAGGCCCATCATCAGGCCGGTAAAATAGATTGAAAAATTCATCGTTTCTGCAAGCGCCTTTCGCTTTGATCAGACGTCGCTATCGCGGCGATGATAATTAGGCTAGTTAATCTACCTAACCTCAATTAACCAGCGCTAATCCATGCTCGACTACCCCGCCCTCCGTGCCGTCGCGACCGTCGTCCAGACAGGCAGCTTCGAACGCGCCGCCACCGCGCTGAACGTCACCCCCTCGGCCGTTTCGCAGCGCGTCAAGCAGCTCGAGGAGCGTCTCGGCGTTGTGCTCGTCGTTCGAGGCACTCCGTGCACGGCAACCGAAAAGGGAGAATGGTTGTGCCGCCATATGGAAAATGTCGGTATGCTCGAAGCCGAGCTCTTCGGCCATCTGCCCGCGCTCGTTGACCCCGACGAGCCACGCCAAAGGGTGACGCTCCAGATCGCCACCAATGCCGACAGTCTCGGCACCTGGTTCGTGGAAGCCATCTCGAACTTCGCCAGAAGCTCTTCCTATTTGTTGAATATCGCGGTCGACGATCAGGATCACACCGCCGAATGGCTGCAGCGCGGGCGCGTCATCGCGGCCGTCACCAGCCTGGAAAAGCCGATAAGGGGATGCCGGCGTTTCGCGCTTGGCGTTTTGCGCTATCATGCAACGGCAACACCCGATTTCGTCGCCGGTCACTTTCCGCAGGGTGTGACCGCCGAGGCGATCCGCAACGCCCCGGCTCTGACTTTCAGCCAGAAGGACAGGCTGCAGAGTACGTGGGTCCACAAAATCTTCGGACGCGATCTCGACTATCCCACCCATTGGCTCCCCTCGCCGCAAAGCTTCGTCGAGGCGAGCTTGTCAGGCATGGGATGGGGAATGAATCCGACTCAGCTGACCCGCGAGCATCTTGCATCGGGGCGACTGGTGGAGCTGGTGCCGGACACGCCGCTGGATGTGCCCCTATACTGGCAGATAAACCGCTTTGCCGCCGACCGGCTGGCGGAGTTGACACGCGAAGTTATCAACGTCGCAGGGCGCAATCTCGGAAAAGACGGGTCGAAAACCGATTCCCCAGGCATTTGATCGCACGATCAGACGTAAGCCGTACGGCTGCCGAATGCGCTGGTTTCACCGAAATTCTTCGTGCCGATGCGCTCGCTCTCGCCGGAGAATTCCCCAGGGGCTGCGGCAGCGGGGTTCGACGAGGCTGATGCCTGACCCTTGCTGCTCTCGGTCGCTTCTATCTTCGCGATCTTCGCTTTCAGGGTCTCGATCGTCGCCTTCTCCTGCTCGTCCTGCGTCTGCGACAGCGCCGCCTGCTTTTCGGCAAGCTGCGCCTTGAGAGAGGCAAGGTCATCCGACAACCTGGAAGACGAGGCTGAAGCGGCTGAGCTCAAAAGTGTGGTCCACGAACATGACTTTCGATGATGGAAGGTCATCTTCTAAGCCACGGGCGGTAAAGGCTCCATGAACCTATAGTACCAGTTTCATGATGGTCGGTTCAGCTTTCCCATGCCAGTTTCCAGCATCGTCTCTATGCGATAGCGACGATCTCCAACTCGTGGCCGTCCGCCTCCACCGCGTCCCCGGCAGCCTTGCCCATCAAAAGCCGCGCCACCGGCGAGACGTAGGAAATCGATCCGGCCTTGGGATCGGCCTCGTCCTCTCCGACTAGCCGATACGTTTGCACGCGCCCGTCGTCACGGCGGAAGGTCACGGTGCTGCCGAAGGCAACTACGTCGGCTGACGTGGGGTAAGGCATCAACTGGGCAGTGCGAAGTCTTGCCGCCAAGTAGCGGAGATCACGCAACGGATTGGCAGCATGCCGCCGCCGTTCATTCACGTCTTCAATGGTGTTCGCCGCATCATAGGCCTCGCGCGCCTGCTGGAATTGCAGTTCGAGAGCCTTCAATCCCGCTTCCGTAACGAGATTTGGGTACGGGGAAACGGGGCGGTCCGGCAATAGGGTTTCCGACGCGGTTTCGAAACTCTCTTCCTTGGTGAAGGCAACGGCCATCAAAACTCCATGTCAGGCCGCAGTGCGTGCCAATTCAATTACTGACAGGCAATTGCGCCCTATATTCGTCGAGACCATACATATACCGACTGCGCACGAACGCCAATCTCGCCCATTGGCAGCGGCCTTCCCGGTCACGACCTCGGGAACGTCCTGCCGCGCACAGCGTTTATCGCCGCGTAGCGTTGAGGAGGATCGAATGCCAGGCGAACGGCGAATGTTTGCGACAACGACTGGAGCGAAACATGCCTTCGTTCCTGACCGATAGCATGCCGCTGACGCCGAGCTGGTGGGAAATCGCCGCGCGGATCGCACTGACGGTGATCGCAGGCGGCCTTATCGGGCTCGATCGCGAGCGCGGTGGCCATGCAGCCGGCTTCAGGACGACAATCCTCGTAGCGCTCGCCGCCTGCTTGGCAATGGTCCAGGCAAATCTTCTTCTGTCGACTTACGGAAAAACCTTCAGCTACTTCACGCAGATGGACGTACTGCGCTTCCCTCTCGGTGTCCTGACGGGCGTTGGCTTCCTCGGCGGCGGGGCGATCCTCAGGCGCGGCGACATGATGACCGGCGTCACCACCGCGGCGACCCTGTGGTTCATGACGGTGGTCGGCCTCTGCTTCGGAGGCGGCCAGATTGTCACCGGAACGGTGGCGACGGCTGTCGCCTTCATCGTCCTGTCGCCGATGAAGCGGCTGGACACGTGGCTGACCTGCGAACGCAAGGCAACGCTCGTCATCCACAGCTCCGAAGCCGATGTACCCGACCTGTCGGAGGTGCTGAACCCCTTGGGATGCCGTGCCCTGTTTGTTTCATACGGGCCAACGAGCGACGGCCGGACAGGCCTGACATTCGAGCTAAGATGGATGGCAAAGGACCGCGAGGCGTCGTCCCGGGCACTTCTGGACGCGCTTTCCGTCTATGACGTTGCGGGTTTCTCGATGCAATCGACGACGACCTGAGATCCCGGACGGCCTTGCTATTTGGCGGCGTGTTCGGGCTTGCCCTTTCTCTTGGTCGAGGCGAATTCCTCCAACTGCCTTTCGCTCATGGACTCGACCATCTGCCTCGAAGCGCCCTTCAGTTCTTTTTTGGGCGTCTCGCCACGCTTGGCCGAGAGTGCTGCGCCTGCTGCCTTCTGCTGGGCCTTGGACTTGGCTGGCATATCGAAACCTCCTTATCTGGTGAGGCCCTCAAAGCTTGCTGAGTTCGTCGGGCCTGTGCGCCGCTCGTTTTCCCGATTTATCGCTTTCGACGATATATTGCGGCTCCGCCGCCGACGCCTTCACCTTGTGACCCTTGATTTTGGTCGGGCTAGTCTGCTTCCTGACCACCTTGCCGTCGGTCTTTCCCTGGCTGGTATCCCAGCTCACTTCATCGCCTTTTTTCAATTGCTTGGACATGGTCGCCCCTGCGGCGAGCAGGCTGCGGCCGAAGCCGCAGCCGATTGCCCGTCAGTTGATGGTGGCCCACTGGCTGCGGACATCCCTGGCGTTCTTCGATAGATGAACGTGAGCGTCGACATGGTCGACCCAGTCGAGCGGAATCAGATGATGCTTGCCATCTTCCGAGTCGCTCTTGGTCAGCTTGATGCGGGTGGGACCGTCGAGATGATCCACCGTCCCGACATGCGTGCCATCGGCCGTCAGCACTTCCATATGTTCGCGAATCTGATCTGCAGAAATCATCGCTTCCTCCTTTGCGCCATTGTCAGATACCTGACGGCAACGGCGTGGAGAGCACATGGTTCCAATGCGTCTTGCCGCATCCCAAAACTGAGCTTGATCGGCGCACCTGCGGGTGTCGCCAGTGTCAGCGCAGACACTTGAAATTGTTTATAAACTTCGATCCCGCCTCCCATAATCCCCAAGAGACGCCACGCTGCACCTAAATACGAAAAGCAGCAGGGCTTTGCATAGCGTTATCGAGATGCCAACTTGCTTATCCGCTTCGACAGACTACCGAGGTGCGGCTGATGAAGCCGTTATGGATCATCGGGGTCGAACTGTCGATGAGTTCGAGAATTGGCATCAAGAACATGCGGGCTAAGCAAGTGGATCGATGTCCAGCGCCCGGCAAACGCGATCAGCCCGCGCAGACGATACAGCCCCGCCCCTGCATGCCGTGACAACTACTCGCCGCACTATTGCGGCATTAATCCCCAGATTGACGCATCGATATATTCGTCGCTGCAGGTTAGCGTCCGAGGCTGCTGGCGGCGGCGATGATCTCCGCCGCGGTCGGGAAGATGCACAGGCTGTTCGGCCCGTCGAGCGCTTCGATTTGTGCCCAACTGATGGTGCCGTTCGCGTCGACCAGGAAGTGCCCGACGAGTTGGGTAGCGTGTTTTTCGAATATTGCGTTATCGGATTCATCAAGCTCGAAGCGGTCCTTGGCGTTGAGGATCGCGTTGGCTTCCATCGGGTGTAGCGGTTCCGGCAGCTCGCCCGTCGGATTGATGCGTGCCGCTTGGAATTGCGCCATCGTCGCGCCGTATGGCCATTCGGACGGTTCGCTGCTGCCATCGGGCAAGAACTCGCCATACGGCACGCCGTAGGCGCGATGTGTTCGGCAGTCTGGGTCGCACAGAAGCGTTACCGGCGTCGGCCGGTGACGGAAATACAGGCGGGCGCGTTCCACCGGCGTGTTGATAACGGCCACCGTCTCCACCCCGGCGGCGCGCAGGGTCGGCTGCACGCTGGCGAGCTGTTCTACCTGACGCCGGCAGAACGGGCAGTGCAGCCCGCGAAAGAAGCCGATCAAGAACGGGCGACCGCTCAAGTCGGCGAGCGAGACCGTTCCGTCGAGGTTGGCCGTCGCCAGCGCGAACGCGGGCGCCGAATCTCCAGGCTGCAGCGGGCGCTTCTGGTCTCCCATGGAATAATTCCTTTTTCGTATTGTCCAGGTGAACGACCGAAATTCAACTCTATCACTTGTCGCAAGAAGGCCAAGCGCTCGATGCTTGAGATGACTGGGTGCTGTTCGGCATTCGCGCTCTGACCGGTGTCAAGGCTCACCCGTTGCAGCCGCTACATAATCCCGTAAAAGTTTCATGGAACTTCAATTCGGTGAACAATGTGAGTCTGGAACTGGGGAAGAGGACTCCATGCTGAAGGTGGCTGCGGCACAGACGTTCGTTTCGGCTGATATTGCCGAGAACGGGAGGAGGATACGGAGGCTGATTTCGAGCGCGGCGGCTCAAGGCGTGCGACTTATCAATTTCTGCGAAGGCGCGCTTTCCGGATATGGAAAATTTCAGATCCTTGAGCAGGACGATTGGCAGACCTTTGATTTGGGCGGCTCAAGAGGCCGAGCTTCGCGCCATCGCCGAGCTTTGCGGGAAACTTCGCATTTTTGCGGTTGTCGGCGGAGCACATCGGCTCTCCAATGGTCATCCTCCCCACAACAGTCTCTATGTCCTCTCTGAGAGTGGCGCCCTAATCACCAGATACGACAAAAGGTTTCTGTCGAATTCGCAACTGGGCGGCTGGTATACACCTGGAACACAACCGATCATCTTCGAAGTGGACAGCTAACGATTTGGCTGTGCGATCTGCATCAAATCTCAGTTCGAGGAGGTTTTCCGCGAATACGAGCGATTGAGCGTCGATGGGGTTCTGTTCTCGTCATACGGGATTGCGCCCTACTTCCAAATCGCCTTGCGAGCCCACGCAGGCGTGAACTGCATCTGGATCATCGCAGCTACTCCCGTACAGAAAGCCCATAAGGGACCTGCCGGGGTGATTGGACCGGACGGAGTCTGGGGCGCGCGATGTGCAGCGCTGCCCGAACCAGAGTTCGCCATGGCGACGTTGGACCGAAACGATTCCGCCGACGACATCCCACTACAAAAGGCGCGGCCGTGGCGAGCCAGAGCACGGCAAGGAGACATCTATCGGGAGAAGATGGTGGACGACCCGAGGAGTCGTGACAGAAACGGGTACTGATGCGGCGATCGCTTGCCACAGAGCCCCGCCCATCGCCCCGTGGCCACCATGTCCTTCTGAGCGGCCCTGCCGCTATCCGCTGCAGTCGCGCCCATGAATACTCCGTCCATGGACCATGCATTTGGCCACGAAGCCACGCCGGGAGTGCGATACGATCATTCAATATCGTTGATGTTATCCATAAACTCTATTCGTTTGAATGATGGGTTCGCAAAGGCCATATTAGCAGCATGGACATGGACGAACCTCCCATCGCGACCATGTCTCGGCTCAAGAAAGGAACTGAAAATGACCACGCTCACCTATCGGGGTGGTGGCAAGCCCCTCACCTCCAGCGAAGGCCGCTTCGATCTGGGATATTATGCCCACAAGCTTGTTCTCGCCTGGACCCGCTGGCAGACCGCCCGCGAAATCGAAGCCATGCCGTTTGACGTTCGCAAGGATATCGGCTGGCCGAGCACCGACGACAGCAAACACCGGACCATATAATGAATGCGACATTCCTCCTGAGATGAGGGCGGCGTCTGCATCACGCAACGCCGCCTTTTTCGTATCCGCCATCCCGTTCCCGATCGTTCATCAGCCCCTCAATATCCACTGCCTGTGAGCCTCTCTTCCGGCCCGCCCGCGCCCACGACTGCGACTTGCCCGGTCAAATCACGGTCAATGTCGCATATTTGCTCTTCACGGCCGCATTTTTCCATGCCAGTGTCGCTTTCAGGACATCGGCGCGACGCATTCCGCGCAACGAATATGTCATCGCCCCTCGAGCATGGATTTTTGCAATGAACAGGATGCAGATCAAGAAGCGTTCGCTGGTCTTCTTTATGGTACCGCAATTCACCATGCTGCCTTTCTCGGCCGCCGTGGACACGTTGCGCATCGCCAACCGCATGCTCGGCTACCAGGCCTATACCTGGCGGCTTGCCTCCCTCGACGGGGAAAAAGTCTATTCTTCTTGCGGTATCGGCGTCGAGGCAAATTCCTCACTCGCAGAGGAGCGCCGCCATCTCGGTGGCGAAAATCGGCCGGGCATGGTGCTCGTCTGTTCCGGCATCGATGTCGAGCAGTTCAACAACAAATCGGTCAATGCCTGGCTGCGCGAATGCTACAATCGCGGCGTTGCCGTCGGCAGCCTCTGTACGGGCGCGCATGTGCTGGCCCAG
Encoded here:
- the greA gene encoding transcription elongation factor GreA, whose translation is MAVAFTKEESFETASETLLPDRPVSPYPNLVTEAGLKALELQFQQAREAYDAANTIEDVNERRRHAANPLRDLRYLAARLRTAQLMPYPTSADVVAFGSTVTFRRDDGRVQTYRLVGEDEADPKAGSISYVSPVARLLMGKAAGDAVEADGHELEIVAIA
- a CDS encoding DUF3008 family protein → MPAKSKAQQKAAGAALSAKRGETPKKELKGASRQMVESMSERQLEEFASTKRKGKPEHAAK
- a CDS encoding hypervirulence associated TUDOR domain-containing protein is translated as MSKQLKKGDEVSWDTSQGKTDGKVVRKQTSPTKIKGHKVKASAAEPQYIVESDKSGKRAAHRPDELSKL
- a CDS encoding entericidin domain-containing protein, whose protein sequence is MTTTAKIAAAFMVLLALSSCGNTIRGIGKDTASAVNATQDAGRSVDRAAKK
- a CDS encoding peroxiredoxin-like family protein, producing MGDQKRPLQPGDSAPAFALATANLDGTVSLADLSGRPFLIGFFRGLHCPFCRRQVEQLASVQPTLRAAGVETVAVINTPVERARLYFRHRPTPVTLLCDPDCRTHRAYGVPYGEFLPDGSSEPSEWPYGATMAQFQAARINPTGELPEPLHPMEANAILNAKDRFELDESDNAIFEKHATQLVGHFLVDANGTISWAQIEALDGPNSLCIFPTAAEIIAAASSLGR
- a CDS encoding nitrilase-related carbon-nitrogen hydrolase, yielding MENFRSLSRTIGRPLIWAAQEAELRAIAELCGKLRIFAVVGGAHRLSNGHPPHNSLYVLSESGALITRYDKRFLSNSQLGGWYTPGTQPIIFEVDS
- a CDS encoding LysR family transcriptional regulator, whose product is MIWGYRSEKLKDATMSLPFRRPIPLLDNDVLRTFVAIAETGNFSTAAEAVFRTPSAVSMQIKKLEEQLGATLFLRDARSVTLTRHGEMLLSYARNILALSNEAVSRFIMPELTGVVRLGAPEDIGERLLPRILKSFAESYPGIMVDVTIDMSVGLKKRMEEQRLDLALINCATRPFPTGGEVVFRERLVWAGARCGSAHRRDPLPISIWEDGCIWRQEALAQLERNKRPYRVAYLSGHTMAQRAAVLSDLAIAPLPLSYVSEDMAILGLQEGLPELGSFDIRLLTAAQVSGPIETVADSIRGAFAERAKAVAA
- a CDS encoding MgtC/SapB family protein gives rise to the protein MPSFLTDSMPLTPSWWEIAARIALTVIAGGLIGLDRERGGHAAGFRTTILVALAACLAMVQANLLLSTYGKTFSYFTQMDVLRFPLGVLTGVGFLGGGAILRRGDMMTGVTTAATLWFMTVVGLCFGGGQIVTGTVATAVAFIVLSPMKRLDTWLTCERKATLVIHSSEADVPDLSEVLNPLGCRALFVSYGPTSDGRTGLTFELRWMAKDREASSRALLDALSVYDVAGFSMQSTTT
- a CDS encoding DUF2171 domain-containing protein, with protein sequence MISADQIREHMEVLTADGTHVGTVDHLDGPTRIKLTKSDSEDGKHHLIPLDWVDHVDAHVHLSKNARDVRSQWATIN
- a CDS encoding LysR family transcriptional regulator ArgP, yielding MLDYPALRAVATVVQTGSFERAATALNVTPSAVSQRVKQLEERLGVVLVVRGTPCTATEKGEWLCRHMENVGMLEAELFGHLPALVDPDEPRQRVTLQIATNADSLGTWFVEAISNFARSSSYLLNIAVDDQDHTAEWLQRGRVIAAVTSLEKPIRGCRRFALGVLRYHATATPDFVAGHFPQGVTAEAIRNAPALTFSQKDRLQSTWVHKIFGRDLDYPTHWLPSPQSFVEASLSGMGWGMNPTQLTREHLASGRLVELVPDTPLDVPLYWQINRFAADRLAELTREVINVAGRNLGKDGSKTDSPGI
- a CDS encoding LysE/ArgO family amino acid transporter yields the protein MNFSIYFTGLMMGLSLIVAIGAQNAFILRQGLRNEHIFVVCFACALSDAVLIVLGVTSLQQIARLLPWLDPVMRYGGAAFLAWYGAKSLFSALRSNAALAEAEARTAGFRQTLATCLALTWLNPHVYLDTVVLLGTISTRYPGHQASFAAGAVTGSFLFFFSLGYGATRLRPIFSKPSSWRMLETLVAATMWIIAFKLIGGM
- a CDS encoding glycine betaine ABC transporter substrate-binding protein — protein: MTMKRLLVPAVFAAALLATAASAEGAECGRVSIAEMKWASAGIAANFDKIILEKGYGCSVTIVDGDTLPTFASMNEKGIPDIASEYWINSVRALLDQAVNSGRLVQGAEILADGAVEGWWIPKFIADANPDIRSVEDALRHPELFPAEDDASKGAVYNCPADWSCQISTTNLFKALAADKKGFELVETGSPERLDASIARAFDNKIGWLGYYWAPTAILGKYDMTRLSFGVGHSKIEWERCTAVAGCVRPQLNSYPVSRAFTLMTRSFARRAGPVTVYLKSRKWDNETINQVLAWQDENRESNEDAAIYFLRNYESLWMKWVPVDVAEKVKASL